A genomic window from Silene latifolia isolate original U9 population chromosome Y, ASM4854445v1, whole genome shotgun sequence includes:
- the LOC141629824 gene encoding protein FAR1-RELATED SEQUENCE 5-like — MIGFLLILHNYHIIPIISFVRALYFCASLKFGTFLFDFRFSAQISAYSILIVMSAFNHMFVILLILQVMSLLLPVMIFISTPHVEQHSVPSRVHQLLLDSTPGGSELWTRNVALEFKPYIGQLFGTLAEAISFYDVYAEACGFEPRKSSQKGSDLGDVKYKYVVCNREGFRDRKRKAIVLDSGKEQATPRPFDIRNTKLTRIGCTAMIEFRYNGDGYVVFQFREWHNHRLCSLRNQQFQKKHRHLHLYHKKTIIDHSRVNQGPTRAFRNVKEYVDSYENVGAQLVDFKNFGRDIKCFIGDRDAQLFVNYFEDKRDTSEGFYFAYEVDSGKCLTTTKGRVTFCFALLFHEDEDSFTWVFQKFLDAMGQREPHCIITDQCAGIKLGLRAVFKHAKRRYCMWHIMQKVTDKVGPAISRETDFVSCLNAIVWDAELEPLEFEEKWCQLVNEHNLDGNSWLSTMFRKRRKWIPAYFRDVPMGCLLRTTQRSESQNNFFKRFENAHGTLVEFLMRFQSAIDVQRHTQKQLDRDDDCTLPQLATSLKLEAHASKVYTNAAFSDFQVEASASICSLSVGGFTPPANGVELIGIADADHEKTYQVVYNSLTNDAECSCKLFNRKGIICRHIIWVYSGKQVHTLPDKYILMRWTKNAHKIPLYGPLGKLIEDFDATDLRKMEMCKLWSSSTQPSKQYHILLEIISHFCSTQYHCLRVTDCDIGSSDEDDDADDG, encoded by the exons GTTTTTTGCTCattcttcacaattatcatattattccaATTATTTCCTTTGTTCGTGCAC TTTACTTTTGTGCTTCCTTAAAATTCGGTACGTTTTTGTTTGATTTCAGATTTTCCGCTCAAATCTCTGCGTATTCAATCCTCATTGTGATGTCTg CTTTCAATCACATGTTCGTTATACTTTTG ATCCTACAAGTAATGTCACTTCTTCTTCCTGTAATGATCTTCAT TTCTACTCCacatgttgaacaacattctgtTCCTTCTCGTGTGCATCAACTACTTTTGGACTCCACACCTGGTGGTAGTGAATTGTGGACAAGGAATGTTGCACTTGAGTTTAAACCTTATATTGGCCAGTTGTTTGGGACGTTGGCAGAAGCTATTAGTTTTTATGATGTGTATGCAGAAGCATGTGGTTTTGAACCTAGGAAGTCTTCTCAAAAAGGGTCAGATCTCGGTGATGTGAAGTATAAATATGTTGTTTGCAACCGTGAAGGTTTTAGAGATCGTAAGAGGAAGGCTATTGTTTTAGATAGTGGAAAGGAGCAGGCAACTCCCAGGCCTTTTGATATCAGGAACACTAAATTAACTAGGATTGGTTGTACTGCTATGATTGAGTTTCGCTATAATGGGGATGGTTATGTTGTTTTTCAGTTTCGTGAGTGGCATAATCACCGTCTTTGTTCACTTAGAAATCAACAGTTTCAAAAAAAACACAGGCACCTCCATCTTTACCATAAAAAGACAATTATTGATCATTCAAGGGTTAATCAAGGGCCAACAAGGGCATTTAGAAATGTCAAGGAATATGTAGATAGCTATGAGAATGTTGGAGCTCAACTGGTTGATTTTAAGAATTTTGGAAGGGATATCAAATGTTTCATAGGAGACCGGGATGCTCAACTGTTTGTTAACTATTTTGAGGATAAACGTGATACCAGTGAAGGTTTTTACTTTGCTTATGAGGTGGATTCTGGTAAATGCTTG ACCACCACAAAAGGTCGAGTTACTTTTTGCTTCGCGTTGCTATTTCATGAGGATGAAGATTCTTTCACATGGGTCTTTCAAAAGTTCCTTGATGCTATGGGACAGCGAGAGCCACACTGTATAATAACTGATCAGTGTGCTGGAATAAAGCTGGGTTTGCGTGCTGTCTTCAAACATGCTAAGcgcagatattgcatgtggcatatcatgcaaaAGGTTACTGATAAGGTTGGGCCTGCAATTTCGAGAGAGACTGATTTTGTCAGCTGTTTGAATGCTATTGTTTGGGATGCTGAGTTAGAACCTCTTGAATTTGAAGAAAAGTGGTGTCAGTTGGtcaatgagcataatcttgatGGTAATTCCTGGTTGTCAACCATGTTTAGAAAAAGGAGGAAATGGATCCCAGCTTATTTTCGTGATGTTCCTATGGGTTGTCTATTACGAACAACTCAACGTTCTGAGAGTCAGAATAATTTTTTCAAGCGTTTTGAAAATGCACATGGTACACTTGTTGAATTCTTGATGCGGTTTCAAAGTGCTATTGATGTACAgcgccatactcaaaaacaacttGATAGAGACGATGATTGTACTCTTCCACAATTAGCGACTTCTCTTAAGTTGGAAGCTCATGCTTCCAAGGTTTATACAAATGCTGCTTTCTCAGATTTTCAAGTTGAAGCTTCTGCTTCTATTTGCTCCCTTAGTGTTGGTGGCTTCACACCACCTGCAAATGGTGTAGAATTAATTGGTATTGCTGATGCGGATCACGAGAAGACCTACCAAGTCGTCTACAATTCTCTAACGAATGACGCTGAATGTTCTTGCAAGTTGTTCAACAGGAAGGGTATTATTTGTAGACACATTATCTGGGTTTACTCTGGAAAACAAGTTCACACTTTGCCCGATAAATACATTCTTATGCGGTGGACCAAGAATGCACATAAGATCCCTCTTTATGGTCCACTTGGTAAGTTAATCGAGGATTTTGATGCCACTGATTTACGAAAGATGGAAATGTGCAAGTTATGGTCGAGTTCTACGCAACCATCG AAACAATACCACATACTGttagaaataatatcacacttttGTAGTACACAGTATCACTGCTTGAGGGTAACAGACTGTGATATT GGTAGTtcagatgaggatgatgatgctgatgatggtTGA